The following are encoded together in the Penicillium digitatum chromosome 3, complete sequence genome:
- a CDS encoding Lipase, putative, with amino-acid sequence MASSRWWLYVQAIFWRFLMRIGMFLHEIAPRPPRPLFTRTITSDSSHPVVLHFYCPPNYHEQRRLGHRFPVAVNFHGGGFTLGAATDDSRWAKSVLDNVGAVMVSVAYRRAPEHRFPAAVDDGVEALLYLATHASELGLDVSRVALSGFSAGGNLAVTVPLRLRGRISTEVKENMGRAESTQNLLNQVSDLNIVALFSWYPILDFEESRDHRRAMSLMPDKTLPAFFTTLFDDAYLPDLDERVSPFASPIHASDRMLSDALPRDVFFFICEWDMLMNEGQSFVRRLETLGKRPRAMLIEKARHAWDKSPNPWRDQNSVDILYRDACADMKAIFDR; translated from the coding sequence ATGGCCTCATCTCGTTGGTGGCTCTATGTGCAGGCCATCTTTTGGCGGTTCCTGATGCGCATCGGCATGTTCCTACATGAGATCGCACCCCGACCACCCCGACCGTTGTTCACTCGTACCATCACCTCCGACTCTTCCCATCCCGTCGTGCTACACTTTTACTGTCCACCAAATTATCATGAACAGCGAAGGCTAGGCCATCGCTTCCCCGTGGCCGTCAACTTCCACGGTGGTGGTTTCACACTGGGTGCCGCTACGGATGATTCTCGATGGGCGAAATCAGTGCTGGACAACGTTGGCGCCGTAATGGTGAGTGTCGCCTACCGACGAGCCCCAGAACACCGCTTTCCTGCGGCCGTAGACGACGGAGTCGAGGCACTTCTATATCTGGCAACCCATGCCAGCGAACTAGGGCTGGATGTGAGCCGGGTCGCGCTGAGTGGCTTCTCGGCAGGCGGCAACCTGGCTGTTACAGTGCCTTTGCGGCTGCGTGGCAGAATATCTACGGaagtgaaggagaacatggGTCGAGCCGAATCCACACAAAATCTGCTCAATCAGGTCAGCGATCTCAACATCGTTGCTTTGTTCTCTTGGTACCCAATTCTAGACTTTGAAGAATCTCGCGACCACCGTCGTGCGATGAGTCTGATGCCGGACAAGACTCTCCCTGCATTTTTCACCACCCTCTTCGATGATGCCTATCTTCCTGATTTAGACGAACGGGTCTCCCCATTTGCTTCTCCAATCCACGCATCCGACCGTATGCTGTCTGACGCTCTGCCCCGCGACgtgtttttcttcatctgcGAGTGGGATATGTTGATGAACGAGGGCCAATCTTTTGTTCGCCGCTTGGAGACCCTCGGCAAACGCCCCCGTGCTATGCTCATCGAGAAAGCCCGACATGCATGGGATAAGTCACCCAATCCTTGGCGGGACCAAAATAGCGTGGATATCTTGTACCGCGATGCCTGTGCCGATATGAAGGCGATCTTCGACCGGTGA
- a CDS encoding pre-mrna splicing factor atp-dependent rna helicase prp16 yields MSTLTRAFTRRNKRPEVSAPMPYLGEGHVRLNSASIKRSNISGPVQLLSTTNMIAYNAPDINATSGSSSASSLGSRDDSDAPFSPQSYASSMSSPDVSPSESSPIDANPLMSYFPKRTATVTSHPRSSTCSSTTDAPLVPKRALSHTKRSHQELVHKRSISRMSPPPLNTARSTPTIRASEDLFQAEPHPFSKELEQVNEVVEEFAGLNMIDDEERILYAKGLQKFTVEEYLVEVEELYGSIFEDTHGTMTTSWF; encoded by the coding sequence AAGTGTCCGCACCCATGCCATATCTTGGTGAAGGGCATGTGCGACTCAACTCAGCAAGTATAAAGCGCAGCAACATTTCTGGGCCGGTCCAGCTTCTGTCTACAACCAATATGATCGCCTACAACGCACCCGATATCAACGCAACCAGCGGCTCTTCATCTGCCTCATCACTGGGGTCGCGCGATGACTCCGACGCTCCCTTCTCCCCTCAAAGCTATGCGTCTTCGATGTCCTCGCCCGACGTCTCTCCTTCCGAGAGCTCTCCCATTGATGCAAACCCATTGATGTCGTATTTTCCGAAGCGCACGGCCACAGTGACAAGTCACCCACGCTCCTCAACGTGTTCGTCAACTACAGATGCTCCGCTGGTGCCCAAGCGGGCTCTGTCTCACACTAAGCGGTCACACCAGGAGCTCGTTCACAAGCGCTCGATCTCTAGGATGTCGCCACCTCCGCTGAACACAGCGCGTAGCACACCGACCATTCGTGCATCCGAGGACCTCTTCCAGGCCGAGCCGCATCCATTCAGCAAAGAGCTAGAGCAGGTGAACGAAGTTGTGGAGGAATTTGCGGGCCTAAACATGATCGATGATGAAGAGCGGATTCTCTATGCCAAGGGGCTCCAGAAGTTCACTGTCGAAGAATATCTAGTGGAAGTTGAAGAACTGTACGGCAGCATTTTTGAGGACACACATGGAACTATGACCACATCTTGGTTCTAA
- a CDS encoding RNA polymerase I specific transcription initiation factor RRN3 superfamily, whose product MVSLATTSRKPALPALPATPTISRSKMLSTSSPVPILKTSKAPLVVAGSKRKMSEMDLPSSPSSSLADDATEALPPTKKRPRVQFDQDVKIHDDALSEKSLAVIREEVRGAIHRHVTMSESEGYDRIKGMFSADPTKEGDYSLIAYESPTHACLRNHLLGLISHVASLDRSCSGLVHAIINSEWLGRDESYVKLYIRFLGNLAAAQGVFLGPVLKMLATNLGSIPRGLGRLPGYAVVSPSEMHARVHMAMRHVLRLIPAGSGSLSPILSTQFPFDSDSASANIAYTRNLIQLISYAPELQSDILALIIEKLVKVDVEIQIDMEDFEEEVGEEILDEVDDEEDDDSSVASDESEDDDTKGAKKIKDNVLKVDGMIDLLFEYFSPPFTSGTLDDQENALDLLLSHFQTIILPTYRSRHSQFLLFHFSQASPVLVDRFASTFVQLIFNKLQPGILRQSAAAYLASFVARGAHISGEVVRDVFDLLLTHLNSLRMDYEDSCRGPDLRRYGPFYSTAQALLYIFCFRWRDLTTAAVDGDTPDQVDGLEPGQIAFPPNMKEFLHKCIYSRLNPLKVCSPAIVAEFARIAHHFQFLYVYPLLETNKRIRVTAFRNLSNLSDPRFSHVGREIRAGDNIGYQLDAYFPFDPYQLPRSRRWLEGDYVEWRGIPGLDDANDSDSGADESDDESGDDVTETDEE is encoded by the coding sequence ATGGTCTCCCTTGCCACGACCTCGCGCAAACCGGCGTTACCGGCGTTACCGGCTACTCCTACGATATCTCGATCCAAGATGCTTTCGACTTCCTCTCCAGTCCCGATTCTCAAAACGTCGAAAGCTCCTCTCGTGGTCGCTGGCTCGAAACGAAAAATGAGCGAAATGGATCTCCCCTCCTCCCCGTCCTCCTCCCTGGCAGACGACGCGACGGAAGCCCTTCCTCCCACCAAGAAGCGACCCCGCGTGCAATTTGACCAAGATGTGAAGATACACGATGATGCTTTATCGGAGAAGAGCCTGGCAGTCATTCGGGAAGAGGTCCGAGGGGCTATCCACCGACATGTCACGATGTCAGAAAGCGAGGGGTACGACCGAATCAAGGGCATGTTTTCTGCCGACCCAACGAAAGAAGGCGATTACAGCTTGATTGCATATGAATCGCCAACACACGCATGTTTGAGAAACCACCTTCTCGGTCTGATTTCGCATGTCGCCTCCTTGGACCGCTCCTGCAGTGGTTTGGTTCATGCCATCATCAACAGCGAGTGGCTCGGACGAGACGAATCCTACGTGAAGCTGTACATCCGGTTCCTAGGTAACCTTGCCGCCGCACAAGGGGTGTTCCTCGGACCTGTCTTGAAGATGTTAGCCACCAATCTCGGGTCCATCCCTCGAGGACTCGGTCGACTTCCTGGCTACGCCGTTGTGTCACCATCCGAAATGCATGCCCGAGTTCATATGGCAATGCGTCATGTGCTGCGACTCATCCCTGCCGGTAGTGGATCACTCTCCCCTATTTTGTCTACCCAGTTTCCCTTCGACTCAGATTCAGCTAGCGCGAACATCGCCTACACCCGAAATCTCATCCAACTCATCAGCTACGCCCCAGAGCTCCAGTCTGACATCTTGGCTCTTATTATCGAGAAACTTGTCAAGGTCGACGTTGAAATTCAGATTGACATGGAGGACTTTGAAGAAGAGGTAGGCGAGGAAATCTTAGATGAGgttgatgacgaggaagatgatgattCCTCGGTTGCTAGCGATGAATCGGAAGATGACGACACCAAGGGCGccaagaagatcaaggaCAACGTTCTCAAAGTGGATGGGATGATAGATCTCCTTTTTGAATACTTTTCGCCCCCCTTCACCTCGGGTACTCTGGATGATCAGGAGAACGCGTTGGATCTGCTCCTCAGCCACTTCCAAACGATCATCCTTCCTACATACCGATCTCGTCATTCGCAGTTCCTCTTGTTCCATTTCTCTCAGGCCTCGCCTGTGCTCGTCGATCGTTTTGCGTCCACATTTGTGCAgctcatcttcaacaagcTGCAGCCTGGAATCCTGCGCCAGTCAGCAGCCGCTTACCTGGCCAGCTTTGTTGCACGTGGTGCCCATATCTCCGGAGAAGTGGTTCGCGACGTCTTCGATCTTCTCCTCACACATCTTAACAGCCTACGCATGGACTATGAAGACAGCTGCCGCGGTCCTGATCTCCGTCGCTACGGACCTTTCTACTCCACCGCACAGGCCCTTCTGTACATCTTCTGTTTCCGGTGGCGTGATCTGACAACCGCCGCCGTTGATGGTGATACTCCGGACCAGGTGGATGGGCTTGAGCCAGGCCAGATCGCATTCCCTCCCAACATGAAAGAATTCCTTCATaaatgcatttattcgcgaCTAAACCCACTCAAGGTATGCTCCCCGGCCATCGTTGCCGAGTTCGCCCGCATCGCCCACCACTTCCAATTCCTCTATGTCTACCCTCTCCTTGAGACCAACAAGCGCATTCGCGTCACTGCCTTCAGGAATCTTTCCAATCTTTCAGACCCACGCTTCAGTCATGTCGGCCGTGAGATCCGTGCCGGTGATAACATCGGCTATCAATTGGATGCATACTTCCCCTTCGATCCCTACCAACTTCCTCGCAGCCGTCGCTGGCTAGAAGGCGACTATGTCGAGTGGCGCGGTATTCCAGGTCTTGACGATGCAAACGACTCAGACAGTGGAGCTGACGAGTCCGATGATGAATCGGGCGACGATGTCACCGAGACTGACGAGGAGTGA
- a CDS encoding Aquaglyceroporin, putative, which yields MRHNALPEDRKEDPSAMTENDEDPAQMDEIRKQHSVENRMKKVNDPNEDGFFNAWSKIRHYLREPMAEWLGTTMAMIIGLCATLSNLTSSGQAGSYPAQSMAWGFGFMTAIYTTGGMSGGHLNPAISISLSVFRGFPARRCMKYIAAQLLGTLTAGGIPYAIYHDAIWRSRQTSQSIPRCKRRRSSSHHLAKITCASCVFHRVFGSAILAFIIGIIITIVILALGCNTGGCFNCARDFGPRLVAVVVGWSSHLFRERHAWWIWGPWVADITGALFGALIDDMAIFTGGESPVNYPPRRRKRAYRMRALNLRKKLRIGRKKIPDLERSVAEAEH from the exons ATGCGTCATAACGCCTTGCCAGAGGATCGAAAGGAGGATCCAAGTGCCATGACAGAGAATGACGAGGATCCAGCGCAGATGGATGAAATTCGGAAACAGCATTCGGTGGAAAATCGAATGAAGAAGGTCAATGATCCTAACGAAGATGGATTTTTCAATGCTTGGTCGAAAATTCGTCACTATCTTCGTGAGCCGATGGCTGAATGGCTTGGA ACAACCATGGCAATGATAATTGGTCTTTGCGCCACCTTGTCGAACTTGACTTCCTCTGGGCAAGCTGGATCATATCCTGCTCAAAGTATGGCCTGGGGCTTTGGATTCATGACCGCTATCTACACTACTGGAGGGATGTCTGGCGGTCATTTAAACCCAGCTATCTCCATCTCGCTGTCTGTATTTCGTGGATTCCCGGCGCGTCGATGTATGAAATACATTGCTGCTCAGCTCCTCGGTACTCTCACTGCTGGGGGTATCCCATACGCGATCTACCACGATGCTATTTGGCGAAGTCGCCAAACAAGCCAAAGTATCCCAAGATGCAAGCGTCGCCGCTCAAGCTCTCATCACCTTGCCAAAATCACTTGTGCATCCTGCGTTTTTCACCGAGTTTTTGGCAGCGCAATCTTA GCATTTATTATTGGCATTATCATTACAATAGTAATTCTTGCTCTTGGATGTAATACAGGAGG TTGTTTCAACTGCGCACGAGACTTTGGCCCGCGACTTGTTGCCGTTGTGGTGGGGTGGAGTAGCCATCTTTTCAGAGAACGCCATGCATGGTGGATCTGGGGTCCCTGGGTCGCAGACATCACCGGCGCATTGTTTGGGGCCTTGATCGATGACATGGCTATTTTTACCGGTGGGGAGAGTCCGGTCAACTATCCTCCACGGAGGCGAAAGCGCGCATACCGTATGAGAGCTTTGAATCTCCGGAAGAAACTTCGTATTGGGAGAAAGAAGATCCCCGATCTCGAGCGTTCTGTTGCGGAAGCAGAGCACTGA
- a CDS encoding SNARE complex subunit (Vam7) encodes MLAQGRTLTKFSTGSIFILTCLFFILYYHPMRLETPKGPSGPSEFDTSRKGLQPALPRIPEKIWYKVGPKGLSDQSHEWLDDCLHKNPAHSAQIMTDLTGDQYVQKNYHNRPDIVHAYLSLSVPILKADFLRYLLLFAEGGIWADLDVSCGDVPIREWIPETLRAKAGLVVGWEFDVGWGDNFIRQFESWTILAAPSSPHLLMVIEDIMDGIRQKTEEYGVPVSELTLEMTGDVIDFTGPRRLTRGILKSLELVRNETIDMATISNLLKPVLVEDVLILPGYSFAASSNTYSNKNVTGPSLVQHHYAGSWKNHNGGES; translated from the coding sequence ATGCTCGCTCAAGGGCGAACACTCACCAAATTCTCAACCGGAAGCATCTTCATTCTAACATGTCTATTCTTCATCCTCTATTACCACCCCATGAGACTAGAAACACCAAAAGGGCCCTCAGGGCCTTCCGAATTTGACACATCCAGAAAGGGCCTCCAACCAGCGCTGCCGCGAATCCCAGAGAAGATCTGGTACAAAGTTGGACCCAAAGGATTGAGCGACCAGTCACACGAATGGCTGGACGATTGTCTCCACAAAAACCCTGCGCATAGCGCGCAGATCATGACAGACCTCACGGGCGATCAATATGTCCAAAAGAACTACCACAATCGTCCCGATATTGTCCATGCCTATCTCTCGCTGTCGGTACCTATCCTGAAAGCGGATTTCTTGCGCTATCTGCTTCTTTTCGCAGAGGGTGGCATCTGGGCTGATCTTGATGTTTCATGTGGTGATGTACCCATTAGAGAATGGATTCCTGAGACGCTGCGCGCTAAAGCTGGTCTTGTGGTTGGGTGGGAGTTTGATGTGGGCTGGGGGGATAATTTTATTCGGCAGTTTGAGAGTTGGACCATTCTGGCGGCGCCGAGTTCACCGCATCTGTTGATGGTGATTGAAGATATCATGGATGGGATTCGCCAAAAGACGGAGGAGTATGGGGTTCCTGTTTCCGAGTTGACTTTGGAGATGACGGGTGATGTGATTGACTTTACGGGGCCGAGGCGGTTGACTCGTGGGATTTTGAAGAGCTTGGAACTGGTTCGCAATGAGACCATCGACATGGCGACTATCTCAAACCTCTTAAAGCCCGTTTTGGTTGAGGATGTCTTAATCTTGCCCGGGTATTCATTCGCCGCGTCGTCGAATACCTACAGCAATAAGAATGTGACTGGTCCATCTTTGGTCCAGCATCATTATGCTGGCAGTTGGAAGAATCATAATGGCGGGGAGAGCTGA